From the Archangium lipolyticum genome, one window contains:
- a CDS encoding DUF3418 domain-containing protein, with protein MDAGKAEPFTPLWETFLARRATVRDQEAARELRWAFEELRVAIFAPEVTTPVSVTVAKVGAALAALR; from the coding sequence ATGGACGCAGGGAAGGCCGAGCCCTTCACCCCCCTGTGGGAGACCTTCCTCGCCAGGCGCGCCACCGTGCGTGACCAGGAGGCGGCGCGGGAGCTGCGGTGGGCCTTCGAGGAGCTCCGCGTGGCCATCTTCGCCCCGGAGGTGACGACGCCCGTGTCGGTGACAGTGGCGAAGGTCGGCGCGGCCCTCGC